The following coding sequences are from one Chroogloeocystis siderophila 5.2 s.c.1 window:
- a CDS encoding branched-chain amino acid ABC transporter permease: MDGFLDTYGFLIVSMIIGAMLGLSLYLPLMAGQLSLASPGFYALGGYIAAILSTQVFSTPEGLFPISLLLLEILIAGIVCGILGVIVGIPALRLRGIYLAIATIAFVEILRVVSLNLEITGGAVGIFGIPQPFQTTIEYLWITIPLLLVSVFFLYRLEKIHVGRAFAAIREDELAADAMAINPTYYKVLAFTLGAILAGMVGAISAHFLNTWNARQGTFDASIIYLTFVLIGGSRIFIGPVLGGMVFTALPEVLRAISDTPGLPIALAQFLRDGRLIIFGLLIVLGTIFFPQGLVTPELFKGRGIKAWMKK; this comes from the coding sequence ATGGACGGTTTCTTAGATACCTATGGGTTTTTAATTGTCTCAATGATAATTGGGGCAATGCTAGGGCTATCGCTATACTTACCCCTCATGGCAGGACAATTATCTTTAGCAAGTCCAGGCTTTTATGCTTTAGGAGGATATATTGCTGCAATTTTATCAACGCAAGTATTTTCTACTCCCGAAGGTTTATTTCCCATTTCCCTATTACTTTTAGAAATACTCATCGCGGGAATAGTGTGTGGGATACTAGGCGTCATCGTCGGAATTCCGGCGCTGCGGCTACGCGGAATTTATTTAGCGATCGCCACAATTGCTTTTGTTGAAATATTACGCGTTGTTTCGCTCAATCTCGAAATTACTGGCGGTGCAGTAGGTATTTTTGGCATTCCTCAACCGTTTCAAACCACAATTGAGTATTTGTGGATTACAATCCCTTTACTTTTAGTCAGTGTATTCTTTCTCTACCGTCTAGAAAAAATTCACGTTGGTAGGGCTTTCGCTGCGATTCGCGAAGATGAACTCGCCGCCGATGCAATGGCGATTAACCCGACTTACTACAAAGTTCTAGCGTTTACCCTAGGCGCAATTTTAGCAGGAATGGTAGGCGCTATTAGCGCGCATTTCCTCAACACCTGGAATGCACGTCAAGGAACCTTTGATGCAAGTATCATCTATTTAACTTTTGTGTTAATTGGTGGTTCCAGAATCTTTATTGGACCTGTGTTAGGTGGTATGGTATTTACAGCATTACCCGAAGTGTTAAGAGCGATCTCCGATACTCCAGGTTTACCTATCGCCTTAGCGCAATTTCTCCGCGACGGTCGTTTAATTATTTTTGGATTGCTAATTGTCCTTGGTACAATATTTTTCCCTCAAGGCTTAGTCACGCCAGAATTGTTTAAGGGACGAGGGATAAAAGCATGGATGAAGAAGTAG